One part of the Microlunatus elymi genome encodes these proteins:
- a CDS encoding N-acetylglucosamine kinase, with protein sequence MRRLLIGADVGGTSTRVAVADRTGAVLTVARQPAGNPNAVGVQTSAERIRAAIGDALRQAQGFSAEAGVDAVVLGIAGFGTAIEAGAEFLDAALPDEIAASTVRIVSDLAVGYASATPLPRGYVVIAGTGSGAAEIDRGEILARRGSWGWLLGDEGGGFWLGREAVRSALAEVERRQPYGALTRAVLDELKIPSADPADALAGLVRVPYLSRPVELAELAPIVTGLVDSDPAATAICAGAVEHLTRLLLELQPRPGRPIVAAGSVLQTPGPISAGFAVRLHNELAGPVLEARSGLVGALWLAACDSAARTGSEPPDPGLHARFVGTLIER encoded by the coding sequence ATGAGACGACTGCTGATCGGCGCGGACGTCGGCGGCACCTCGACCCGGGTCGCGGTCGCCGACCGGACCGGCGCCGTACTCACCGTGGCCCGGCAACCGGCGGGCAATCCCAACGCGGTCGGCGTTCAGACCTCGGCGGAGCGGATTCGTGCTGCGATCGGCGATGCCCTTCGACAGGCTCAGGGATTCTCGGCCGAGGCCGGCGTCGACGCGGTCGTGCTGGGGATTGCCGGATTCGGCACCGCGATCGAGGCCGGTGCCGAATTCCTGGACGCGGCGCTGCCCGACGAGATCGCCGCATCGACGGTGCGGATCGTCTCCGACCTCGCGGTCGGCTACGCGTCGGCGACGCCGCTGCCGCGCGGTTACGTGGTGATCGCCGGGACCGGGTCCGGAGCCGCCGAGATCGATCGGGGCGAGATCCTGGCCCGCCGTGGCAGCTGGGGCTGGCTGCTCGGCGACGAGGGCGGCGGGTTCTGGCTCGGCCGGGAGGCGGTCCGCAGCGCGCTGGCCGAGGTCGAACGCCGGCAGCCGTACGGAGCGCTGACCCGGGCCGTACTGGACGAGTTGAAGATCCCGTCCGCCGACCCTGCCGATGCGTTGGCAGGTCTGGTCCGGGTCCCCTACCTGAGCCGACCGGTCGAGCTGGCCGAGCTGGCCCCGATCGTCACCGGACTGGTCGACAGCGATCCCGCCGCGACGGCCATCTGCGCCGGAGCTGTGGAACACCTGACCCGGCTGCTGCTGGAGCTGCAGCCACGGCCGGGCCGACCGATCGTCGCCGCCGGTTCGGTGCTGCAGACGCCGGGTCCGATCAGTGCCGGCTTCGCCGTCCGGCTGCACAACGAACTGGCCGGCCCGGTGCTGGAGGCACGGTCCGGACTGGTCGGAGCGCTCTGGCTGGCGGCCTGCGACAGCGCCGCCCGGACCGGGTCCGAACCGCCGGATCCCGGGCTGCACGCACGGTTCGTGGGCACCCTGATCGAGCGCTGA
- a CDS encoding multifunctional oxoglutarate decarboxylase/oxoglutarate dehydrogenase thiamine pyrophosphate-binding subunit/dihydrolipoyllysine-residue succinyltransferase subunit — MATAPDPHSTSNSAEDFGANDWLIEQMYEQYVADPKSVDATWARYFSTNGAPGSAPAATGTVAAKSASPTTQQPPSAPANGAAPARSAASPAQTSPAKAAPTQTAPTQTAPTQTAPTQTAPTQTAQAQTAPTKPAEQSAPARPTSKVESKTNQSQPAKPATGAGLPADPPNPSERPAAGSDEPLRVVMRGAPMRTAKNMDASLTVPTATSVRSLPVKLLIDQRIVINNHLRRARGGKVSFTHIIGYAIVQALKAIPDMNVAYEVVDGKPNLVKPAHINLGLAIDLPKPDGTRQLVVPSIKGAEDLDFAQFWAAYEQIVKKARGNKLTVDDFAGTTISLTNPGTIGTNHSVPRLMNGQGAIIGVGSMDYPAEFQGSNPERLNTLGVSKIMTLTSTYDHRVIQGALSGEFLAKLHALLLGEDGFYDHIFTSLRIPTAPIYWATDRSTMHEDQVSKNARVFELINAYRVRGHLMADIDPIEYHLRNHPDLDVQTHELTLWDLDREFATGDFADGSGRMTLRKILGILRDSYCRTVGIEYMHIQDRAQRRWIQAHVERPHESMPRDEQLRIMDKLNEAEIFETFLQTKYVGQKRFSLEGGESAIALLDEICEQAADDQLDEVTIGMAHRGRLNALANIVGKSYTQIFREFEGNIDPRTVQGSGDVKYHLGAEGKFTSLAGNTIKTSMAANPSHLEAVDPVLEGIARAKQDILDQGTEYPVLPVLVHGDAAFAGQGVVAETLGLSQLRGYRTGGTIHVVVNNQVGFTTTPAEGRSSTYATDVARMVQAPIFHVNGDDPEACIQVARLAYDYRREFNKDVVIDLVCYRSRGHNEGDDPSITQPLMYDLISKKRSVRKIYTEALIGRGDITIEDAEEVLKKFQSRLESVFEEVRQAATAPVDDEYRRHPKYPEKTGAKHGTAISPEVMQRIADAHLNVPEGFTVHPKVLPQLQRRAKSIAEGGIDWGTGELLALGSVMIEGRPVRLTGQDTRRGTFSSRFAALVDRKNADVWIPLQHLDPQQGRFHVFNSPLSEYAAMGFEYGYSVARPEALVLWEAQYGDFSNGAQTIIDEFITAGYSKWGQKSGVVLLLPHGYEGQGSDHSSARIERWLQLAADNAFTVAQPSTSASYFHLLRNHALSSNHKPLIVLTPKRMLRMKAAASQPTDFTEGSWESVLGDDSISDPSKVRRMILTSGMARWELMAERDKQGKSEEIAVVALERYYPLPADQIAAELAKYPNLEQFYWVQYEPKNQGAWPFLALNLPEAFAELGVNQQLTPVTRPASSAPATGSHKVHEAEQKQLFATALG; from the coding sequence GTGGCCACCGCGCCCGACCCACACTCCACCAGCAACTCAGCAGAAGACTTCGGCGCCAACGACTGGCTGATCGAGCAGATGTACGAGCAGTACGTCGCCGATCCGAAATCGGTCGACGCGACCTGGGCCCGTTACTTCAGCACCAACGGGGCTCCGGGATCAGCACCGGCCGCCACCGGCACCGTCGCCGCCAAGTCCGCCTCGCCCACCACCCAGCAACCGCCGAGTGCTCCTGCCAACGGCGCGGCCCCGGCCCGGTCCGCCGCCTCCCCAGCCCAGACGTCACCGGCCAAGGCCGCCCCGACCCAGACCGCCCCGACCCAGACCGCCCCGACCCAGACCGCCCCGACCCAGACCGCCCCGACCCAGACCGCTCAGGCCCAGACCGCCCCGACGAAGCCGGCCGAGCAGAGCGCGCCGGCGCGACCGACGTCGAAGGTCGAGTCCAAGACCAACCAGAGCCAGCCGGCCAAGCCGGCCACCGGGGCCGGTCTGCCCGCCGATCCGCCGAATCCCTCCGAGCGGCCCGCCGCCGGAAGTGATGAGCCGCTGCGGGTCGTGATGCGCGGCGCCCCGATGCGAACCGCGAAGAACATGGACGCATCGCTGACCGTGCCCACCGCGACCAGTGTGCGCTCGCTGCCGGTCAAGCTGCTGATCGATCAGCGGATCGTGATCAACAACCACCTGCGCCGCGCCCGCGGCGGCAAGGTGTCCTTCACCCACATCATCGGCTACGCGATTGTTCAAGCCTTAAAGGCGATTCCGGACATGAACGTCGCCTACGAGGTGGTCGACGGCAAGCCGAATCTGGTCAAGCCGGCGCACATCAATCTCGGTCTGGCCATCGACCTGCCCAAGCCCGACGGCACCCGCCAGCTGGTGGTGCCGAGCATCAAGGGTGCGGAGGATCTCGACTTCGCCCAGTTCTGGGCCGCGTACGAGCAGATCGTCAAGAAGGCGCGTGGCAACAAGCTGACCGTCGACGACTTCGCCGGCACCACCATCTCGTTGACCAACCCGGGCACCATCGGCACCAACCATTCGGTCCCCCGGCTGATGAACGGTCAGGGCGCGATCATCGGCGTCGGATCGATGGACTACCCGGCCGAGTTCCAGGGCTCGAACCCGGAGCGGCTGAACACCCTCGGCGTCTCCAAGATCATGACGCTCACCTCGACCTACGACCACCGGGTCATCCAGGGTGCGCTGTCGGGTGAGTTCCTGGCCAAGCTGCATGCGCTGCTGCTCGGCGAGGACGGCTTCTACGACCACATCTTCACCTCGCTGCGGATCCCGACCGCGCCGATCTACTGGGCGACCGACCGCAGCACCATGCACGAGGACCAGGTTTCCAAGAATGCAAGGGTTTTCGAGCTGATCAACGCCTATCGGGTGCGCGGTCACCTGATGGCCGACATCGACCCGATCGAGTACCACCTGCGCAATCATCCTGATCTTGATGTGCAGACCCACGAGCTCACCTTGTGGGACCTTGATCGCGAGTTCGCCACCGGCGACTTCGCCGACGGCTCCGGCCGGATGACCCTGCGCAAGATCCTCGGCATCCTGCGGGACTCGTACTGCCGGACCGTCGGCATCGAGTACATGCACATCCAGGATCGCGCCCAGCGTCGCTGGATCCAGGCTCACGTCGAGCGGCCGCACGAGTCGATGCCGCGCGACGAGCAGCTGCGGATCATGGACAAGCTCAACGAGGCCGAGATCTTCGAGACCTTCCTGCAGACCAAGTACGTCGGTCAGAAGCGGTTCAGTCTCGAGGGCGGCGAGTCCGCGATCGCCTTGCTGGACGAGATCTGCGAGCAGGCCGCCGATGATCAACTGGACGAGGTCACCATCGGGATGGCCCACCGTGGCCGGCTGAACGCCTTGGCCAACATCGTCGGCAAGTCGTACACCCAGATCTTCCGCGAGTTCGAGGGCAACATCGATCCGCGGACCGTGCAGGGCTCCGGCGACGTCAAGTACCACCTGGGCGCGGAGGGCAAGTTCACTTCGCTGGCCGGGAACACGATCAAGACCTCGATGGCGGCCAATCCGAGTCACCTGGAGGCCGTTGATCCTGTGCTGGAAGGGATTGCGCGGGCCAAGCAGGACATTCTTGATCAAGGTACGGAGTATCCGGTGCTGCCGGTGCTGGTGCACGGTGACGCCGCGTTCGCGGGCCAGGGCGTGGTGGCCGAGACGCTGGGACTGTCGCAGCTGCGCGGCTATCGCACCGGCGGCACCATCCACGTCGTGGTCAACAACCAGGTCGGATTCACCACCACCCCGGCCGAAGGTCGTTCCTCCACCTACGCCACCGACGTTGCCCGGATGGTGCAGGCACCGATCTTCCACGTGAACGGCGACGATCCCGAGGCCTGCATCCAGGTCGCCCGGTTGGCCTACGACTACCGCCGCGAGTTCAACAAGGACGTGGTGATCGACTTGGTCTGCTACCGCAGCCGCGGTCACAACGAGGGCGACGATCCGAGCATCACCCAGCCGCTGATGTACGACCTGATCAGCAAGAAGCGCAGCGTCCGCAAGATCTACACCGAGGCGCTGATCGGTCGTGGCGACATCACCATCGAGGACGCCGAAGAGGTGCTGAAGAAGTTCCAGTCCCGGCTGGAGAGTGTCTTCGAGGAGGTCCGGCAGGCGGCCACCGCGCCGGTCGACGACGAATACCGTCGCCATCCGAAGTATCCGGAGAAGACCGGTGCCAAGCACGGCACCGCGATCAGCCCCGAGGTGATGCAGCGGATCGCCGACGCGCACCTGAACGTGCCGGAGGGATTCACCGTGCACCCGAAGGTGCTGCCGCAGTTGCAGCGGCGGGCGAAGTCGATCGCCGAGGGCGGCATCGACTGGGGCACGGGCGAGTTGCTGGCGCTCGGTTCGGTGATGATCGAGGGTCGGCCGGTCCGGCTGACCGGTCAGGACACCCGGCGCGGCACGTTCTCATCCCGGTTCGCCGCGTTGGTGGATCGCAAGAACGCCGACGTCTGGATTCCCTTGCAGCACTTGGATCCGCAGCAGGGGCGCTTCCACGTGTTCAACTCGCCGTTGAGCGAGTACGCCGCGATGGGCTTCGAGTACGGCTACTCGGTGGCTCGGCCGGAGGCGCTGGTGCTGTGGGAGGCGCAGTACGGCGACTTCTCCAACGGCGCGCAGACGATCATCGACGAGTTCATCACCGCCGGCTACTCCAAGTGGGGCCAGAAGTCCGGCGTGGTGCTGCTGCTGCCGCACGGCTACGAGGGCCAGGGATCGGACCACAGCTCGGCGCGGATCGAACGCTGGCTGCAACTTGCGGCCGACAACGCCTTCACCGTGGCGCAGCCGTCGACCTCGGCGAGTTACTTCCACCTGCTCCGCAATCACGCGCTCAGTTCCAACCACAAACCGCTGATCGTGCTGACACCGAAGCGGATGCTGCGGATGAAGGCGGCGGCTTCGCAGCCGACCGACTTCACCGAGGGCAGCTGGGAGTCGGTGCTGGGTGACGATTCGATCAGCGATCCGAGCAAGGTCCGCCGGATGATCCTGACCAGCGGGATGGCCCGCTGGGAGCTGATGGCCGAACGGGACAAGCAGGGCAAGTCGGAGGAGATCGCGGTGGTGGCGCTGGAGCGCTACTACCCGCTGCCGGCCGACCAGATCGCTGCCGAGCTGGCGAAGTATCCGAATCTGGAGCAGTTCTACTGGGTGCAGTACGAGCCGAAGAATCAGGGTGCGTGGCCGTTCCTGGCGCTCAACCTGCCGGAGGCGTTCGCCGAGCTCGGTGTGAATCAGCAGCTCACTCCGGTCACCCGGCCCGCCTCCTCGGCGCCGGCCACCGGCTCCCACAAGGTGCACGAGGCCGAGCAGAAGCAGTTGTTCGCCACCGCCCTGGGCTGA
- a CDS encoding DUF6104 family protein, whose amino-acid sequence MYFTDRGIEELESRRGEEDVSLAWVAEQLRTFVDLNPEFETPIERFATWLARADDDFED is encoded by the coding sequence ATGTACTTCACCGATCGCGGCATCGAGGAGCTCGAGTCGCGCCGAGGCGAGGAGGACGTCAGCCTGGCCTGGGTGGCGGAGCAACTTCGTACCTTCGTGGATCTCAACCCCGAGTTCGAGACCCCGATCGAACGCTTCGCCACCTGGCTGGCCCGCGCCGACGACGACTTCGAGGACTGA
- a CDS encoding slipin family protein: MKQNLFSITVNAHERALEFTDGRLSRVLEPGRYRRVRRAEFRVIDIRDQLMIISPQDVPAADGVQVKVSATLRWHVDDPVAFDQVAADPAQLVYAAVQVAIRESVAAIASTDLAGVARRDLGSALTETATAAGRELGIGIRTVQVKDVLLPGEIRSAVLEALVAQRQGVAKLEAARAETAALRSMANAAKLLDDHPALAQLRLLQSAPYGTKIVMQLPGGDRVTDVAVND; encoded by the coding sequence ATGAAGCAGAACCTGTTCTCGATCACCGTCAACGCACATGAGCGTGCCCTGGAGTTCACCGACGGCCGACTGTCGCGGGTGCTGGAGCCGGGACGATATCGGCGGGTGCGGCGAGCCGAGTTCCGGGTGATCGACATCCGCGATCAGCTGATGATCATCAGCCCGCAGGACGTTCCGGCTGCCGACGGTGTGCAGGTCAAGGTGTCCGCGACGCTGCGTTGGCACGTCGACGATCCGGTTGCCTTCGATCAGGTTGCCGCCGATCCGGCTCAGCTGGTGTACGCGGCCGTGCAGGTCGCCATCCGGGAATCCGTCGCGGCAATCGCCTCGACCGACCTGGCCGGTGTCGCTCGGCGAGATCTCGGATCGGCGCTGACCGAGACCGCGACGGCGGCCGGGCGTGAACTGGGCATCGGCATTCGTACCGTCCAGGTCAAGGACGTGCTGCTGCCGGGCGAGATCCGGTCTGCCGTGTTGGAGGCCTTGGTCGCGCAGCGGCAGGGCGTGGCAAAGCTGGAGGCTGCGCGGGCCGAGACCGCCGCGCTGCGGTCGATGGCGAACGCGGCCAAGCTGCTCGATGATCACCCGGCGCTGGCGCAACTGCGACTGCTGCAGTCGGCCCCGTATGGGACCAAGATCGTCATGCAGTTGCCCGGTGGCGACCGGGTGACTGACGTTGCGGTCAACGACTAG
- a CDS encoding LacI family DNA-binding transcriptional regulator — MITRKPRLEDVAQRAGVSMKTVSNVINGYPHISAKTLDRVQTAIDALGYRPNLSARNLARGRAGMYALIVPQLDRPYFAALARHVIDAAHEVGAVVLIEQTGGDLEAERRVISGEFSRRVDGMIFSPMTIGAEEIANRSDATPLVLPGEHVDQAGAPHLGIDNQAAARLATRHLIDLGRTRLGMIGVGRPRQSNPRYRGFRQALTDVGPRAEPRWLRTARGVSGADGEAAMTKIISDGNPLPDGIFCATDWLALGAIRALLQNGIRVPEDVAVIGFDDIPYGAVSTPSLSTIATNRGQIAQQAIRLLKAPGTEVDHDLATIDFRLVIRESTAG, encoded by the coding sequence ATGATCACCCGGAAGCCGCGCCTGGAGGATGTTGCCCAGCGGGCCGGGGTGTCGATGAAGACCGTGTCCAACGTGATCAACGGCTACCCGCACATCTCCGCCAAGACCCTGGACCGGGTGCAGACCGCGATCGACGCGCTCGGCTATCGGCCCAACCTGTCCGCGCGAAACCTGGCCCGGGGCAGGGCCGGGATGTACGCGTTGATCGTGCCGCAGCTCGATCGTCCGTACTTCGCGGCGCTGGCCCGGCACGTGATCGATGCTGCCCACGAGGTCGGCGCGGTGGTGCTGATCGAGCAGACCGGTGGCGACCTCGAGGCCGAACGACGGGTGATCAGCGGCGAATTCAGCCGCCGCGTTGACGGGATGATCTTCAGTCCGATGACGATCGGCGCAGAGGAGATCGCCAACCGGTCCGACGCCACACCCCTGGTGCTGCCGGGCGAGCATGTCGACCAGGCCGGGGCACCGCACCTCGGAATCGACAACCAGGCAGCGGCCCGGCTCGCCACCCGGCACCTGATCGACCTCGGCCGGACCCGGCTGGGCATGATCGGCGTCGGCAGACCACGGCAGTCCAACCCGCGATATCGCGGCTTCCGACAGGCACTGACCGACGTCGGCCCGCGCGCCGAGCCGCGCTGGCTACGCACCGCCCGCGGAGTCAGCGGGGCCGACGGAGAGGCGGCGATGACCAAGATCATCTCCGACGGCAATCCGCTGCCCGACGGGATCTTCTGCGCCACCGACTGGCTGGCCCTGGGAGCGATCAGAGCCCTGCTGCAGAACGGAATCCGGGTGCCGGAGGATGTCGCCGTGATCGGCTTCGACGACATCCCGTACGGCGCCGTGTCCACTCCGTCGCTGAGCACGATCGCAACCAACCGGGGCCAGATCGCGCAGCAGGCGATCAGGTTGCTGAAAGCACCGGGCACCGAAGTTGATCACGACCTGGCGACGATCGACTTCAGGTTGGTCATCCGGGAGAGTACAGCCGGCTGA
- a CDS encoding sulfatase-like hydrolase/transferase — translation MAAEGIANERATRPNILLIMTDQHRVGLTRRTGCSVDTMPRLDALARQGTAFDRAYTSYPACVPARTSLLTGRFPTAHRVRQNSNAEHAFYQADLLDVLRAQGFQLHFAGKPHMHPGPDDFDSYAGPYWHTSGPQHTDDHRRFDNWLTDLDHGVADVPTPFAVEDQLPYRIATDAIAAVDDSRRDQPAFWWVSFPEPHNPYQVPEPYFSLVPEQDVPARIAGPEVIDAKGGNYRWLRELVEHKRPGYDDEWRRYRANYLGMLRLIDDQIGRLLDHLEDRHLDTVVIFVSDHGDYFADYGLQRKGAGMSDALMRIPFQISGPGILPGQTRQELVSMVDLMPTVCELIGAEIPPGVQGRGLLPLLSGEPTPADEFDSVIGELGYGGVPYALDDHPELHFPYQGRTFDELNSVTQSGGSRMLRRGDHKLIMDLNGSGELYDLARDPGELINLFDDPAHRATRDQLSADLIRWMIRIADDLPTGNYAPKAAPHNWRWAQ, via the coding sequence ATGGCGGCCGAGGGCATTGCGAACGAGCGCGCGACGCGACCGAACATCCTGTTGATCATGACCGACCAGCACCGGGTCGGGCTGACCCGGCGCACCGGCTGCTCGGTCGACACGATGCCGCGGCTCGACGCGCTGGCACGGCAGGGGACCGCTTTCGATCGTGCGTACACGAGCTATCCGGCCTGCGTACCGGCTCGCACCAGCCTGCTGACCGGTCGCTTTCCCACGGCACATCGGGTCCGGCAGAACAGCAACGCCGAGCACGCCTTCTATCAAGCGGACCTGCTGGATGTCCTGCGTGCGCAGGGATTTCAGCTGCACTTCGCTGGCAAGCCGCACATGCATCCCGGCCCGGACGACTTCGACAGCTATGCCGGACCGTACTGGCACACATCCGGGCCGCAGCACACCGACGATCACCGGCGCTTCGACAACTGGCTGACCGACCTTGATCACGGTGTGGCCGACGTGCCGACGCCGTTCGCGGTCGAGGACCAGTTGCCGTATCGGATCGCCACCGATGCGATCGCCGCCGTCGACGACTCGCGACGCGATCAACCTGCTTTCTGGTGGGTGTCCTTCCCCGAGCCACACAATCCCTATCAGGTGCCGGAGCCCTACTTCTCTCTCGTGCCGGAGCAGGACGTACCGGCCCGGATTGCCGGCCCCGAGGTCATCGACGCCAAGGGCGGCAACTATCGATGGCTCCGTGAGCTGGTGGAGCACAAGCGACCCGGGTACGACGACGAGTGGCGCCGCTATCGTGCCAACTACCTGGGCATGTTGCGGCTGATCGACGATCAGATCGGTCGGCTGCTCGATCATCTGGAAGATCGACATCTCGACACCGTGGTGATCTTCGTCAGCGATCACGGCGACTACTTCGCCGACTACGGATTGCAGCGCAAGGGAGCGGGGATGTCGGATGCGTTGATGCGAATCCCGTTCCAGATCAGCGGCCCCGGCATCCTCCCTGGGCAGACCCGGCAAGAGCTGGTGTCGATGGTTGATCTGATGCCGACCGTCTGCGAGCTGATCGGGGCTGAGATCCCGCCCGGGGTGCAAGGGCGCGGCCTGCTGCCGCTGCTGTCCGGTGAGCCGACTCCGGCCGACGAGTTCGACAGCGTCATCGGCGAGCTCGGCTACGGCGGTGTGCCGTACGCGCTCGACGACCACCCGGAACTGCACTTTCCCTACCAGGGGAGGACTTTCGACGAGCTCAACTCCGTCACTCAGAGCGGTGGGAGCCGGATGCTGCGACGAGGTGATCACAAGTTGATCATGGATCTGAACGGCAGCGGAGAGCTGTACGATCTGGCCCGCGACCCGGGCGAGTTGATCAACTTGTTCGACGATCCGGCGCACCGCGCGACCCGGGACCAGCTGTCGGCAGATCTCATCCGCTGGATGATTCGGATCGCCGACGATCTGCCGACCGGCAACTACGCCCCGAAGGCCGCCCCGCACAACTGGCGTTGGGCGCAATGA
- a CDS encoding glycoside hydrolase family 140 protein has protein sequence MSDAGTQAPTNVATGVSRRRVLAASAAVGVAAGTLHATKAVAAAPERKPDHGSGTAPWKNGRLIVSDNGRFLQHQNGKPFFWLGDTAWLLHKLSKDDIGKYFADRRRKSFNVAQLQVVPASLDYKNHDGETPFVQHQIRQPNPAYWSYVDYIVDQAAQHGIYMAMDTVWGSIVTSGQLTGDDAAWYGDWIGKRYKDKPNIVWLNGGDTKADQALPVWLTLGAAIRKADPNHLITFHPFGRYSSSTWFHDADWLDFNMFQSGHRTYQQSFDAATPEVTGVELPTLWKGEGNWKDVIEDYKLYPPKPTLDGEPSYEGIPQGLHDPTQPLWNDDDVRRYAYWSVFAGACGHTYGNGAVMSMHLPSDGPTGAYGVTKYWDEAIHDPGAGQVQHLQQLMLSRPYFQRIYDPTVVIGDPGFQHDHLITTRGDDFLFAYIYTGRSFSLQLGKLSGDVLKAWWYRPKDGSCRPLGHLKNSGVRRFDPPGRPAPGNDWVLVLDDAAQEFARPGEVS, from the coding sequence ATGTCGGACGCCGGGACTCAAGCCCCGACCAACGTTGCCACCGGAGTCTCCCGCCGCAGAGTGCTCGCCGCAAGCGCCGCGGTAGGAGTCGCAGCCGGGACCTTGCACGCAACGAAAGCAGTTGCAGCCGCACCGGAGCGGAAGCCGGACCACGGCAGCGGCACCGCGCCGTGGAAGAACGGTCGGCTGATCGTCTCCGACAACGGCCGCTTTCTCCAGCACCAGAACGGCAAACCGTTCTTCTGGCTCGGTGACACCGCCTGGCTGCTGCACAAGCTCTCCAAGGACGACATCGGCAAGTACTTCGCCGATCGGCGGCGCAAGAGCTTCAACGTCGCGCAACTGCAGGTGGTCCCGGCCAGCCTCGATTACAAGAACCACGACGGCGAGACACCGTTCGTCCAACATCAGATCCGCCAGCCGAACCCGGCCTACTGGAGCTATGTCGACTACATCGTCGATCAGGCCGCTCAGCACGGCATCTACATGGCGATGGACACCGTCTGGGGTTCGATCGTCACCAGCGGTCAGCTGACAGGAGACGACGCAGCCTGGTACGGCGACTGGATCGGCAAACGTTACAAGGACAAGCCCAACATCGTCTGGCTGAACGGCGGCGACACCAAGGCCGATCAAGCACTGCCGGTGTGGCTGACCCTCGGCGCGGCGATCCGGAAGGCGGACCCCAATCACCTGATCACCTTCCACCCGTTCGGCCGCTACTCCTCGTCGACCTGGTTCCACGATGCGGACTGGCTGGACTTCAACATGTTCCAGTCCGGCCACCGCACCTACCAGCAGTCCTTCGACGCCGCGACCCCCGAGGTCACCGGCGTCGAGCTACCCACCCTGTGGAAGGGCGAGGGCAACTGGAAGGACGTGATCGAGGACTACAAGCTCTACCCGCCGAAGCCCACTCTGGACGGAGAGCCCAGCTACGAAGGGATTCCGCAGGGTCTGCACGATCCCACTCAGCCGCTGTGGAACGACGACGACGTCCGCCGCTACGCCTACTGGTCCGTCTTCGCCGGCGCCTGCGGACACACCTACGGCAACGGCGCGGTGATGTCCATGCACCTGCCCTCCGACGGCCCGACCGGCGCCTACGGCGTGACCAAGTACTGGGACGAGGCCATCCACGATCCCGGCGCCGGGCAGGTCCAACACCTGCAGCAGTTGATGCTGTCGCGGCCCTACTTCCAGCGGATCTACGACCCGACCGTCGTGATCGGCGACCCGGGCTTCCAGCATGATCATCTGATCACCACCCGCGGCGACGACTTCCTGTTCGCCTACATCTACACCGGTCGCTCGTTCTCACTGCAGCTCGGCAAGCTGTCCGGAGACGTACTGAAAGCCTGGTGGTATCGGCCGAAGGACGGCAGCTGCCGGCCGCTCGGACACCTCAAGAACTCCGGCGTACGAAGGTTCGATCCGCCCGGCCGGCCGGCCCCGGGCAACGACTGGGTGCTGGTGCTGGACGACGCGGCCCAGGAGTTCGCCCGGCCGGGTGAGGTTTCCTGA